In Gossypium arboreum isolate Shixiya-1 chromosome 5, ASM2569848v2, whole genome shotgun sequence, a single genomic region encodes these proteins:
- the LOC108471045 gene encoding uncharacterized protein LOC108471045 has protein sequence MERIRRASHAGSWYTDNPKKLAEELDGWITAAGLPKSSDVRGVIAPHAGYSYSGRAAAYAFGNIDPTNISRVFLLGPSHHYYTPKCALSTATVYKTPIGDLPIDLEVIEELKATGKFELMNLRVDEAEHSMEMHLPYLVKVFEGHSVKVVPILVGALSAENEAMYGKLLAKYIDDPQNFFSVSSDFCHWGSRFNYIHYDKKYGAIHKSIEALDKMGMDIIETGDAVAFKEYLSEYDNTICGRHPISVFLHMLRNSSTRIKIKFLRYEQSSQCKTTRDSSVSYASAAAKVDA, from the exons ATGGAAAGAATCAGAAGAGCTTCGCATGCAGGATCTTGGTACACTGATAACC CAAAAAAATTGGCGGAAGAGCTTGATGGATGGATCACGGCGGCTGGCTTGCCTAAATCCTCTGATGTAAGAGGTGTAATTGCTCC GCATGCAGGTTATTCATATTCAGGTCGTGCTGCGGCCTATGCTTTCGGAAATATAGACCCAACAAACAT TTCTCGGGTATTCCTTCTTGGTCCATCTCACCATTATTACACTCCAAAATGTGCTCTGTCAACTGCTACAGTATACAAGACACCAATAGGGGACCTACCTATTGATTTGGAAG TCATCGAAGAGCTGAAAGCTACAGGAAAATTTGAACTGATGAATCTTCGTGTTGATGAAGCTGAGCATAGCATGGAAATGCACTTGCCTTATCTTGTAAAAGTATTTGAGGG GCATTCAGTGAAAGTTGTACCAATTTTGGTTGGTGCTCTTAGTGCGGAAAATGAAGCAATGTACGGAAAGTTGTTGGCCAAATATATAGATGATCCTCAAAATTTCTTCTCAGTATCATCAGATTTTTGTCACTGGGGTTCTCG GTTCAACTACATACACTATGACAAGAAGTATGGGGCCATACATAAATCAATAGAAGCCTTAGACAAGATGGGCATGGATATAATAGAAACAGGAGATGCAGTCGCCTTCAAGGAATATCTGTCAGAGTATGACAACACTATCTGTGGACGCCATCCAATCAGTGTTTTCCTTCAT ATGCTAAGGAACAGTTCAACAAGAATAAAGATCAAGTTCCTCCGTTACGAGCAATCAAGTCAGTGCAAAACTACGAGAGACAGTAGTGTAAGTTATGCATCTGCAGCAGCAAAGGTGGATGCTTGA